The following are encoded together in the Thalassolituus oleivorans MIL-1 genome:
- the ihfB gene encoding integration host factor subunit beta, which yields MTKSELIERIVGRQPQLSSKDVELAVKTLLDHMSLTLSSGERIEIRGFGSFSLHYRAPRTGRNPKTGETVDLTGKFVPHFKPGKELRDQVNDGLDPEDD from the coding sequence GTGACAAAATCTGAGTTAATAGAACGTATTGTTGGAAGACAACCTCAGCTTTCATCGAAAGATGTTGAGCTGGCTGTTAAAACCTTGCTTGATCACATGTCGCTGACGTTATCGTCTGGCGAGCGCATCGAAATTCGCGGCTTCGGCAGTTTTTCGCTGCACTATCGCGCGCCTCGTACGGGTCGCAATCCGAAAACCGGTGAGACGGTCGATCTGACGGGTAAGTTTGTTCCTCATTTCAAGCCGGGTAAGGAACTGCGCGATCAAGTTAACGACGGGTTGGATCCTGAGGATGACTGA
- the rpsA gene encoding 30S ribosomal protein S1 gives MSESFADLFEESLKDLDMKPGSIVIGTIVDIDSDWVTVNSGLKSEAVIPRSQFLNDKGELEVAIGDETYVSLEAVEDGFGETKLSREKAKRAESWKELEKAFEADEMVIGVINGKVKGGFTVDLKNIRAFLPGSLVDVRPVRDTAHLEGKELEFKVIKLDAKRNNVVVSRRAVLEAANSQEREELLANLQEGQSVKGIVKNLTDYGAFVDLGGVDGLLHITDMAWKRIKHPSEIVAVGDEIDVKVLKFDRERNRVSLGLKQLGDDPWVNINDRYPENARVTARVTNLTDYGCFAELEEGVEGLVHVSEMDWTNKNIHPSKVVQVGDEVNVMVLDIDEERRRISLGIKQCTMNPWEEFGTKCNKGDKISGKIKSITDFGIFIGLDGGIDGLVHLSDISWNDTGEEAVRAYKKGDELETVILSIDPERERISLGVKQLESDPFSEYVSENDKGTIINGKVIAVEAKSATIEILPGVEATLKASEISRDKVEDARNVLNEGDMVEAVITVVDRKNRTIALSIKAKDSVDDKAALKEQRAKADAEITGPTTIGDLIKEQLNQKD, from the coding sequence ATGAGCGAAAGCTTTGCAGATTTATTTGAAGAATCCTTAAAAGATCTGGACATGAAACCAGGTTCAATTGTTATCGGTACTATTGTTGATATCGATAGCGACTGGGTAACTGTTAACTCAGGTCTAAAGTCTGAAGCCGTTATCCCACGTAGCCAGTTCCTGAACGACAAAGGCGAACTAGAAGTTGCGATCGGTGATGAAACTTACGTTTCTCTAGAAGCGGTTGAAGATGGTTTCGGCGAAACTAAACTATCTCGTGAAAAAGCCAAGCGCGCTGAAAGCTGGAAAGAGCTTGAGAAAGCTTTCGAAGCTGACGAAATGGTTATCGGTGTTATCAACGGTAAAGTTAAAGGCGGCTTCACAGTTGACCTTAAAAACATCCGTGCATTCTTGCCTGGTTCATTGGTAGACGTTCGCCCTGTTCGCGATACTGCTCACCTTGAAGGCAAAGAATTAGAATTCAAAGTTATCAAGCTAGATGCTAAGCGTAACAACGTTGTTGTATCTCGCCGTGCGGTTCTTGAAGCTGCTAACAGCCAAGAACGCGAAGAATTACTGGCTAACCTGCAAGAAGGTCAGTCTGTTAAGGGTATCGTTAAGAACCTGACCGACTACGGTGCATTCGTAGATCTGGGCGGTGTTGACGGCTTGCTACACATCACTGACATGGCGTGGAAGCGTATTAAGCACCCAAGCGAAATCGTTGCTGTTGGCGATGAAATCGACGTTAAAGTATTGAAATTCGACCGTGAGCGTAACCGCGTTTCTCTAGGTCTGAAGCAGTTGGGCGATGATCCATGGGTTAACATCAATGATCGTTACCCAGAAAACGCTCGTGTTACTGCACGCGTTACTAACCTGACTGATTACGGCTGTTTTGCTGAGTTGGAAGAAGGTGTTGAAGGTCTGGTTCACGTTTCTGAAATGGATTGGACTAACAAAAACATTCACCCAAGCAAAGTTGTTCAAGTGGGCGACGAAGTGAATGTAATGGTTTTGGATATCGACGAAGAACGTCGTCGTATCTCTCTTGGTATCAAACAATGCACCATGAACCCATGGGAAGAGTTTGGCACTAAGTGCAATAAAGGCGACAAGATCTCTGGTAAGATCAAGTCAATCACTGATTTCGGTATCTTCATCGGTCTAGATGGCGGCATCGACGGTTTGGTTCACTTGTCTGATATTTCTTGGAACGATACTGGCGAAGAAGCCGTTCGTGCATACAAGAAAGGCGATGAGCTAGAAACGGTTATTCTTTCTATCGATCCAGAGCGCGAGCGCATTTCTCTAGGTGTTAAGCAGCTAGAAAGCGATCCATTCTCTGAATACGTTTCTGAGAATGACAAAGGCACTATCATCAACGGTAAAGTAATCGCTGTTGAAGCAAAATCTGCAACTATCGAGATATTGCCAGGTGTTGAAGCAACTTTGAAAGCGTCTGAAATCAGCCGCGATAAAGTAGAAGATGCTCGTAACGTTCTGAACGAAGGTGACATGGTTGAAGCCGTTATCACTGTCGTTGATCGTAAGAATCGTACTATCGCTCTGTCTATCAAAGCGAAAGACAGCGTAGACGATAAAGCAGCATTGAAAGAACAGCGTGCGAAAGCAGACGCTGAGATCACTGGTCCTACCACTATTGGTGACCTGATCAAAGAACAGTTAAACCAAAAAGACTAA
- the cmk gene encoding (d)CMP kinase, with the protein MPDIAPVITIDGPSGAGKGTVCAKLAEVLGWRLLDSGALYRITGLAAQRRNVDLEDEESVASIAANLDVMFEPTPVGVRVILEGDDVTDTIRTEEVGSLASQVAALPAVRAALLQRQRDFREAPGVIADGRDMGTVVFTDATVKIFLTASAEERGRRRYEQLRQKGFNASLPALIEDIRARDERDSTRAVAPLRPAEDALLIDSTSRSIDEVCELVMNQVRNLGLI; encoded by the coding sequence ATGCCTGATATTGCACCAGTAATCACCATCGACGGACCTTCCGGTGCCGGTAAAGGCACTGTTTGCGCTAAGTTAGCGGAAGTACTGGGTTGGCGTTTGCTTGATAGCGGTGCGCTGTATCGCATTACTGGCTTGGCCGCGCAGCGACGCAATGTTGATCTGGAAGATGAAGAATCCGTTGCATCGATTGCGGCAAATTTAGATGTCATGTTTGAACCAACACCAGTCGGCGTGCGTGTCATTCTTGAGGGCGATGATGTTACTGACACCATTCGCACAGAAGAAGTCGGCAGTTTAGCATCGCAGGTTGCCGCTCTTCCGGCAGTTCGCGCAGCGCTGCTGCAGCGCCAACGTGATTTCCGTGAAGCACCCGGTGTTATCGCTGATGGCCGAGATATGGGAACGGTTGTTTTTACCGATGCGACGGTTAAGATTTTTCTCACTGCGAGTGCCGAAGAACGTGGCCGTAGACGTTATGAACAGTTGCGTCAAAAGGGATTTAATGCTAGTTTACCCGCCCTTATCGAAGACATCCGGGCTCGTGACGAGCGTGATAGCACTCGTGCTGTTGCACCTCTACGCCCTGCGGAAGACGCTTTACTGATTGATAGTACATCAAGATCTATTGATGAAGTCTGTGAATTGGTAATGAATCAGGTCCGTAATTTAGGACTGATCTGA
- a CDS encoding bifunctional prephenate dehydrogenase/3-phosphoshikimate 1-carboxyvinyltransferase, whose amino-acid sequence MSSEFRIERIAVIGLGLIGCSWVKGLRARGHVGFVSGYDRNLESMTLAQEAGLIDFFSEDITDVVADADLIIISVPIMAVRGVLESILASISSTAVLTDVGSVKGSVAADVKAVFGDGFTRFVLGHPIAGSERSGVLAADENLYVHHKVIITPEAHTDSKALKLVRQAWRAVGADIEDMAVEHHDEVLAATSHLPHLLAYSLVDTLANSHENKEIFNYAAGGFRDFTRIAASSPVMWRDIFSANREQILKTLDLFEHDLKFLRAAIELGDTTTVMGVLTRAKVARDHFSKILARRAYVDPMKTASVTYIATPGQALSGSFRVPGDKSISHRSIMLGSLANGTTEVSGFLEGEDSLATLQAFRDMGVVIEGPHRGRVTIHGVGLHGLQTPPNALYLGNSGTSMRLLAGLMAGQVFDVEMSGDESLSKRPMGRVADPLRLMGAAVETAEAGRPPIKVMGGSKLKGIHYDLPMASAQVKSCVLLAGLYAEGETSVTEPAPTRDHTERMLKGFGYDVQVDGNKVTLKSGGELTATSIDVPADISSAAFYMVGASIMPGSDITLQHVGINPTRIGVINILRAMGGNIEVLNEREVGGEPVADIRIRSAQLKGIHIPEDQVPLAIDEFPAIFIAAACAEGETVLTGAEELRVKESDRIQAMVDGLVTLGVDAKGTHDGAIIQGFGAAGSFGGGEIESQHDHRIAMSFAMASLRGSDPIIVRDCANVATSFPGFVELANAAGLALKVNEESVDA is encoded by the coding sequence TTGAGTTCCGAGTTTCGAATTGAGCGAATTGCCGTTATCGGTTTAGGTTTGATTGGCTGTTCTTGGGTTAAAGGCTTGCGTGCTCGTGGGCACGTTGGTTTTGTTAGTGGATACGATCGAAATCTAGAGTCAATGACGCTAGCCCAAGAGGCTGGGTTAATTGATTTTTTCAGTGAGGATATTACGGACGTCGTTGCTGATGCCGATTTAATTATTATTTCGGTGCCGATTATGGCTGTCCGCGGCGTGCTGGAAAGTATACTTGCTTCGATTTCGTCCACTGCTGTGCTCACGGATGTTGGATCTGTTAAAGGTTCGGTAGCGGCTGATGTAAAGGCTGTGTTTGGCGATGGTTTTACACGTTTTGTGTTAGGTCATCCTATTGCGGGGTCTGAACGCAGTGGTGTTTTGGCTGCGGATGAAAATCTATATGTTCATCATAAGGTCATTATTACCCCCGAAGCTCATACCGATAGCAAAGCCTTAAAACTGGTGCGTCAAGCTTGGCGCGCAGTGGGCGCAGATATTGAAGATATGGCGGTAGAGCACCACGATGAGGTCTTGGCAGCAACCAGCCATTTACCGCATTTATTGGCTTATTCTTTGGTAGATACCCTAGCCAATAGCCATGAAAATAAAGAAATTTTTAACTACGCTGCGGGCGGTTTTCGTGATTTCACCCGAATTGCTGCCAGTAGCCCTGTTATGTGGCGAGATATATTTTCTGCCAACCGCGAGCAAATACTAAAGACCTTAGATTTGTTCGAGCACGATCTTAAATTTCTGCGCGCTGCGATTGAGCTGGGAGATACGACTACCGTTATGGGCGTATTAACCCGAGCCAAGGTGGCGCGTGACCATTTTTCTAAAATACTCGCCCGACGGGCCTATGTGGATCCTATGAAAACTGCATCTGTTACTTATATTGCGACTCCAGGTCAGGCGCTGTCTGGCAGCTTCCGTGTACCCGGCGACAAATCGATTTCTCATCGATCCATTATGCTGGGGTCATTGGCCAACGGCACAACTGAAGTAAGCGGCTTTTTGGAAGGTGAAGATAGCCTCGCCACGCTGCAAGCATTTCGCGATATGGGTGTTGTGATTGAAGGGCCGCATCGAGGTCGCGTAACCATTCATGGTGTTGGTTTGCATGGCTTACAGACACCGCCAAATGCTTTGTACTTAGGTAACTCAGGTACTTCTATGCGTTTATTGGCTGGCTTAATGGCTGGACAGGTGTTTGATGTTGAGATGAGTGGTGATGAATCCTTATCTAAGCGTCCGATGGGGCGTGTTGCTGACCCATTGCGATTAATGGGCGCAGCTGTCGAAACGGCGGAAGCGGGACGTCCTCCTATTAAGGTGATGGGTGGTAGTAAATTAAAAGGCATTCATTACGATTTACCGATGGCCAGTGCACAGGTAAAGAGTTGCGTTTTGCTTGCTGGTCTTTATGCCGAAGGTGAAACCTCAGTTACTGAGCCAGCCCCAACGCGTGACCATACCGAGCGCATGCTTAAAGGTTTTGGTTACGATGTGCAGGTTGATGGCAATAAAGTGACGTTGAAATCTGGTGGTGAATTAACGGCCACAAGCATTGATGTTCCTGCGGATATTTCTTCTGCCGCCTTTTATATGGTTGGCGCCAGCATTATGCCGGGTTCCGACATTACCCTGCAGCATGTGGGTATTAATCCGACGCGTATTGGTGTGATTAATATTTTACGCGCCATGGGCGGTAATATTGAGGTGTTGAATGAACGTGAAGTGGGCGGTGAACCGGTTGCTGACATTCGAATTCGAAGCGCCCAGTTAAAGGGTATTCATATCCCTGAAGATCAAGTCCCTTTGGCCATTGATGAATTTCCAGCCATCTTTATCGCGGCTGCTTGTGCCGAAGGCGAAACCGTATTAACAGGTGCAGAAGAACTGCGCGTTAAAGAAAGTGATCGTATTCAAGCCATGGTTGATGGTTTAGTCACGCTAGGTGTTGATGCGAAAGGCACACACGATGGCGCTATTATTCAAGGTTTTGGTGCTGCCGGAAGCTTTGGCGGCGGTGAGATTGAAAGTCAGCACGATCATCGTATTGCCATGAGCTTTGCCATGGCTTCTCTACGCGGTAGCGACCCTATTATTGTGCGTGATTGCGCAAACGTCGCGACCTCATTCCCGGGGTTTGTTGAATTGGCTAATGCAGCCGGTTTAGCCCTCAAAGTTAATGAGGAATCTGTGGATGCCTGA
- the hisC gene encoding histidinol-phosphate transaminase: protein MTGAVDFTELAVEGVRGLRPYQPGKPIDELARELGLNEADIVKLASNENPLGPSPKALDAIRNELADLTRYPDGAGFELKKALCEALDIRPEQITLGNGSSDILDFITRVFVNDGDEIVVSQHAFAIYGLVAKMVGANTIEVPARNFGHDLEAMASAVTEKTRIVFITNPNNPTGTWLTKTELVRFMDQVPQRVLVLLDEAYFEYVDEAEYPNGLRLLEQYPNLVVTRTFSKAYGLASLRVGYGVSSPEIADLLNRVRPPFNVDSFALAAAKATLTDTDYVSRSVAENNAGMKRLVEAFHALNLSHIPSVGNFVCFKVPTGVNAMDVYQGLLQRGVIVRPVANYEMPEYLRVSIGTSAENEVFVAALTAVLS from the coding sequence ATGACTGGGGCAGTAGATTTTACTGAATTAGCGGTTGAGGGTGTGCGTGGGTTACGACCTTATCAGCCTGGCAAACCGATTGATGAATTAGCGCGCGAACTGGGTTTGAACGAAGCCGATATCGTTAAATTGGCTAGTAATGAAAATCCATTAGGCCCGAGTCCAAAGGCGCTTGACGCTATTCGCAATGAACTTGCTGATTTAACTCGCTATCCTGATGGTGCCGGTTTTGAATTAAAAAAAGCCTTGTGCGAAGCACTCGATATTCGTCCAGAACAAATTACGCTGGGTAACGGATCTAGCGATATTCTCGATTTTATCACCCGTGTTTTTGTTAATGATGGCGATGAAATTGTGGTATCGCAGCATGCTTTTGCTATTTATGGCTTAGTTGCCAAAATGGTGGGTGCCAATACTATCGAAGTTCCGGCGAGGAACTTCGGCCATGATTTAGAGGCTATGGCGTCGGCTGTTACAGAAAAAACACGCATCGTATTTATTACTAACCCTAATAATCCAACCGGTACTTGGCTAACTAAAACCGAGTTAGTGCGCTTTATGGACCAAGTGCCTCAGCGTGTTTTGGTGCTGCTAGATGAGGCGTATTTTGAATATGTTGATGAAGCCGAGTATCCCAATGGTCTGCGCTTATTAGAGCAGTATCCTAACTTGGTGGTTACTCGTACTTTTTCTAAAGCGTATGGCTTGGCCTCATTACGCGTAGGGTACGGTGTATCGAGTCCTGAGATTGCCGATTTATTAAATCGCGTGCGCCCACCTTTTAATGTCGATTCGTTCGCGTTGGCTGCTGCTAAAGCAACTTTGACAGATACCGATTATGTCTCACGCAGTGTTGCTGAGAATAATGCCGGCATGAAACGCTTGGTAGAGGCATTTCATGCCTTGAATTTAAGTCATATTCCTTCGGTTGGTAACTTTGTCTGCTTCAAAGTACCTACTGGCGTTAATGCGATGGATGTTTATCAGGGTTTATTGCAACGTGGTGTTATTGTTCGGCCTGTTGCCAACTATGAAATGCCTGAATACTTGCGAGTATCGATTGGTACATCAGCCGAGAATGAGGTTTTTGTGGCTGCTTTAACTGCGGTGCTGTCTTGA
- the pheA gene encoding prephenate dehydratase: MSEAQELDQLRQQIDALDQQIQLLINERAKCAQQVAEVKYKYAEPGSLVTFYRPEREAQVLLNVMARNEGPLPNESIARVFREIMSQCLALEEPLTIAYLGPHGTFTQQAAVKHFGHAVTCAGQVSIADVFREVESGSAQYGVVPVENSTEGVVTHTLDSFYDSNLYICGEVTLRIHHHMLVKSLTDNVQRIYSHAQSLGQCRLWLDQNFPNVERIAVSSNAEAARRASSEVGAAAIAGEAAAELYELEVRNANIEDRPDNTTRFLIIGKQETIPSGDDKTSIMVSSRNQPGALYNVLAPFHEAGVSLTRIETRPDHSGTWNYLFFIDFEGHKNDQRISPLMQRLRDVAVDFKWLGSYPKAVL, from the coding sequence ATGAGCGAAGCACAGGAACTCGATCAATTACGCCAGCAAATTGATGCTTTGGATCAACAGATTCAATTATTGATTAATGAGCGGGCTAAATGTGCTCAGCAGGTTGCTGAGGTGAAGTATAAGTATGCGGAGCCTGGCAGCCTTGTTACTTTCTATCGTCCAGAACGAGAAGCGCAAGTATTGCTGAATGTCATGGCGCGCAATGAAGGACCATTACCGAATGAGTCCATTGCGCGCGTTTTTCGTGAAATTATGTCGCAATGCTTGGCACTCGAAGAGCCATTAACGATCGCTTATCTAGGTCCGCACGGTACGTTTACTCAGCAGGCTGCGGTGAAGCATTTTGGCCATGCGGTGACCTGTGCTGGTCAGGTATCTATTGCGGATGTCTTCCGTGAAGTGGAAAGTGGTTCTGCACAGTACGGTGTTGTGCCGGTGGAGAACTCGACTGAAGGTGTTGTTACTCATACGTTAGATAGCTTTTATGATTCGAATCTGTATATCTGTGGTGAAGTGACTCTGCGTATTCATCACCACATGTTAGTAAAATCATTAACGGATAATGTGCAGCGCATATACTCGCATGCGCAGTCGTTAGGTCAGTGCCGTTTATGGCTGGATCAAAACTTCCCTAATGTGGAGCGCATAGCAGTAAGTTCGAACGCCGAAGCGGCGCGTCGAGCATCTTCCGAAGTTGGCGCGGCTGCAATTGCTGGCGAAGCAGCGGCAGAGCTCTATGAGCTAGAAGTGCGTAATGCGAACATTGAAGATCGTCCTGATAACACCACACGCTTTTTGATTATTGGTAAGCAAGAGACCATTCCAAGCGGTGATGATAAAACGTCGATTATGGTTTCTAGCCGTAACCAGCCGGGTGCCTTGTACAATGTATTAGCCCCATTTCATGAAGCTGGAGTCAGTTTGACCCGTATTGAAACCCGTCCAGATCATTCTGGTACGTGGAATTATTTGTTCTTTATTGATTTTGAAGGCCATAAAAATGATCAACGTATTTCGCCATTAATGCAGCGTTTACGTGATGTGGCGGTCGATTTTAAGTGGTTAGGTTCATATCCTAAAGCCGTTCTTTGA
- the serC gene encoding 3-phosphoserine/phosphohydroxythreonine transaminase, giving the protein MSRVFNFCPGPAALPETVLERAGKELANWHEKGLSIMEMSHRSKDYVGVAEKAEQDLRDLMNIPDNYKVLFMQGGASSQFTMVPMNLLRGGNKADYINTGQWSIKAIAEAKRYCEVNVAATTEGNAFTSAPSQDELNLSADAAYVHYCPNETIGGVAFDYIPDVGDKVLVADFSSCILSEPLDVTKFGLIYAGAQKNIGPAGLCVVIVREDLLGDTIAGTPTMFDYKVCADNASMYNTPPTYSWYLAGLVFEWLKEQGGLEAIAKVNRRKAEKLYGFIDTNPFYANPVAIANRSIMNVPFTLADASLEKSFLAESEAAGLLNLAGHRSVGGMRASIYNAVSEEAVDALIAFMADFAQRNS; this is encoded by the coding sequence ATGAGTCGAGTATTTAATTTTTGTCCCGGTCCTGCAGCGTTACCAGAAACTGTGCTTGAGCGCGCTGGAAAAGAACTAGCTAACTGGCATGAAAAGGGCTTATCCATCATGGAGATGAGCCACCGCAGTAAGGACTACGTTGGCGTCGCGGAAAAAGCCGAGCAAGATTTACGCGACCTAATGAACATCCCAGACAATTATAAAGTCTTGTTTATGCAGGGTGGTGCGAGTAGTCAGTTCACTATGGTTCCTATGAACTTATTGCGTGGTGGTAATAAAGCCGACTACATCAATACTGGGCAGTGGTCTATCAAGGCGATTGCCGAAGCTAAGCGTTACTGTGAAGTCAATGTTGCTGCGACCACCGAAGGCAATGCATTTACCTCGGCACCTTCTCAGGATGAACTTAATTTAAGTGCCGATGCGGCTTATGTTCATTATTGCCCGAATGAAACCATTGGCGGTGTCGCGTTTGACTATATTCCAGATGTTGGTGACAAAGTTCTTGTCGCGGATTTCTCATCTTGCATTTTGTCTGAGCCACTGGATGTGACCAAGTTTGGTTTGATTTACGCTGGAGCGCAGAAGAATATTGGCCCAGCGGGATTGTGTGTTGTTATCGTACGTGAAGACTTGCTTGGCGACACCATTGCTGGAACACCGACCATGTTTGACTACAAGGTTTGTGCTGATAACGCGTCTATGTACAACACACCGCCGACTTACAGCTGGTATTTAGCGGGCTTAGTGTTCGAGTGGCTGAAAGAGCAAGGTGGCTTGGAAGCCATTGCGAAGGTCAATCGTCGTAAAGCAGAGAAGCTTTATGGCTTTATCGATACGAATCCGTTTTATGCCAATCCAGTAGCCATAGCGAATCGCTCCATTATGAACGTGCCATTTACTTTGGCGGATGCTTCGTTAGAAAAATCTTTCTTAGCAGAAAGCGAAGCTGCGGGTTTATTAAACCTAGCGGGCCATCGCAGCGTTGGTGGCATGCGCGCAAGTATTTATAACGCCGTTTCAGAAGAAGCAGTAGATGCATTGATTGCATTTATGGCGGATTTTGCGCAGCGTAATAGCTAA
- a CDS encoding Wzz/FepE/Etk N-terminal domain-containing protein, with protein sequence MSNLESGYKAEDEIDLFDLIDDIKSKWYWLVGTAFVGVVVAVLYALLATPTYRTELVYKEIASAGLSQLNQPRLKETFEVTSGGKVERRKDEVIFSLGTGRAFSELRGMAKSGTVKRAFYQKLLSEQNPALLALIHDEKLTDEQNFSLFSERFEYLDPGAKDGGDLFLKITFDLSDPQLATSILNQYGEFIIESYDARIKNQMDLAVTSQLNQYKVWAANMRTGYLAAKQLRIAELSEAAKIAESIGQERPFYSSNDVVVSSEPPLYMMGRKALLSEVEQLKNRSIEGGEDIYIKGLPELLWNISLLETLSIDWDAVRYVQLDQGAILPLRPIKPRKILVVALGGVAGFMAGIMFALLAAANVRRKEQQSAKRKAKRPPHWAA encoded by the coding sequence ATGAGTAATCTAGAGTCTGGATATAAGGCCGAAGACGAAATCGATTTGTTTGATTTGATCGACGATATTAAATCAAAGTGGTACTGGTTGGTTGGTACTGCTTTTGTGGGTGTTGTTGTCGCAGTGCTTTATGCGCTGCTGGCAACACCCACGTACCGTACAGAGCTAGTTTATAAAGAGATAGCGTCAGCGGGTTTAAGTCAATTGAATCAACCGCGATTAAAAGAAACGTTCGAAGTAACGTCTGGTGGGAAAGTAGAGCGAAGAAAAGACGAAGTCATTTTTTCACTAGGGACTGGGCGTGCCTTTTCAGAACTTCGAGGGATGGCTAAGTCGGGTACAGTAAAGCGAGCGTTCTATCAGAAGCTTCTTAGTGAGCAAAATCCAGCTCTCTTAGCTCTAATTCATGATGAAAAATTAACAGATGAGCAGAACTTTAGTCTGTTTTCTGAACGTTTTGAGTATCTGGATCCGGGTGCAAAAGATGGGGGGGATTTGTTTTTGAAAATCACCTTCGACTTATCCGATCCGCAATTAGCGACTAGTATTTTAAATCAATATGGTGAATTCATTATAGAGAGCTATGACGCGCGTATTAAAAACCAGATGGATTTAGCGGTTACTAGTCAGTTGAATCAATATAAAGTTTGGGCGGCTAATATGCGTACTGGCTACTTGGCTGCAAAGCAGTTACGAATTGCTGAATTATCAGAGGCGGCAAAAATAGCCGAAAGTATTGGTCAGGAGCGTCCTTTCTACAGTTCTAATGACGTGGTTGTCAGTAGTGAACCACCGTTATACATGATGGGAAGAAAAGCACTTCTTTCTGAAGTCGAGCAGCTAAAGAATCGTTCCATTGAAGGTGGTGAAGATATTTATATCAAAGGTTTGCCTGAGTTGCTGTGGAATATCTCTCTGCTTGAGACCCTAAGTATTGATTGGGATGCTGTTCGATACGTCCAATTAGACCAAGGTGCTATTTTACCGCTTCGGCCAATTAAACCTCGTAAAATATTAGTGGTAGCTTTAGGCGGAGTTGCCGGTTTTATGGCTGGTATTATGTTCGCTTTATTAGCTGCTGCTAATGTGCGTCGTAAAGAACAACAATCAGCGAAAAGAAAGGCAAAGCGCCCTCCTCATTGGGCAGCTTAA